Proteins from a single region of Parasedimentitalea psychrophila:
- the gntH gene encoding guanitoxin biosynthesis MBL fold metallo-hydrolase GntH, with the protein MKKRHLKIISLVAGASFAFIASGLPINLLGFSHGSEFGAAQAAGGVVDDPNGTAPDRYVYYPGTEALAEGEVRVVACGTGMPDQRRGQASACFLFEFGNGEKIIFDIGSGSMRNLNALMIPSEYLTKVFISHLHTDHWGDLDALWAGGWTSGRPVPLEVWGPSGQTEDMGTAWAIDHFLKAFNWDYQTRAFKITPVPGNITVHEFDYRKENAVVYDEGGIVVRSIPAIHAGDGPVSFIIEYAGMKLVFGGDTSPNRWFVEFAKDADFVIHESFASPTFFAEDYGQPAQLAWRACCSFHTSGPSFGKIMSEIEPGHAVAYHTMEEAHAEMEGLIRTTYDGPLSIAMDMMVWNITKDGVRERMAVSPDRASAVPGPTRQPPPDPNWPDPTSEFIAAGEWGPGFNAQNEMLDAFSEEYGLEDQDWRKQRPWYEPNE; encoded by the coding sequence ATGAAAAAGAGGCATCTCAAGATCATTTCGTTAGTCGCCGGAGCAAGTTTCGCTTTTATTGCTAGCGGACTTCCAATTAATTTACTTGGGTTTTCCCACGGGTCCGAATTCGGAGCCGCTCAGGCCGCTGGCGGCGTGGTGGATGATCCAAACGGTACAGCACCCGATCGTTATGTCTATTACCCGGGAACCGAGGCACTGGCCGAGGGTGAGGTTCGCGTTGTCGCCTGCGGGACCGGAATGCCGGATCAACGGCGCGGCCAGGCGTCGGCTTGTTTCCTGTTTGAATTTGGCAATGGCGAAAAAATCATTTTTGACATTGGCTCAGGGTCGATGCGCAACCTGAATGCGCTGATGATCCCATCCGAATACCTGACCAAGGTATTTATAAGCCATTTGCATACAGATCACTGGGGCGATCTTGACGCTCTGTGGGCGGGGGGCTGGACATCCGGCCGTCCGGTGCCGCTGGAGGTTTGGGGGCCAAGCGGGCAGACTGAAGACATGGGCACCGCATGGGCAATTGACCATTTTCTCAAAGCATTCAACTGGGATTATCAGACCCGCGCTTTCAAAATTACGCCCGTGCCGGGGAATATTACCGTGCACGAATTTGATTATCGCAAAGAGAATGCGGTAGTCTACGATGAGGGCGGAATTGTGGTCCGTTCCATCCCGGCCATCCATGCTGGTGATGGGCCGGTGAGTTTTATTATCGAATATGCGGGGATGAAATTGGTGTTCGGTGGGGACACATCCCCCAACCGCTGGTTCGTTGAATTTGCCAAGGACGCCGATTTCGTGATCCACGAGTCCTTTGCAAGCCCCACTTTCTTTGCTGAGGATTATGGGCAACCCGCGCAACTTGCCTGGCGGGCGTGCTGCTCATTTCACACCTCGGGACCGTCATTCGGCAAGATCATGAGTGAAATCGAACCAGGACATGCGGTGGCGTATCATACCATGGAGGAGGCCCATGCGGAAATGGAAGGCTTGATCCGCACCACATATGACGGGCCTTTGTCAATCGCGATGGACATGATGGTCTGGAACATCACCAAAGACGGTGTGCGTGAACGTATGGCCGTGTCACCAGATCGTGCCAGCGCGGTCCCCGGACCAACGCGGCAACCACCGCCCGACCCCAACTGGCCAGATCCGACCAGCGAATTCATTGCTGCAGGCGAATGGGGCCCGGGGTTCAATGCCCAGAACGAGATGTTGGATGCGTTCAGCGAAGAGTATGGTCTTGAGGATCAAGACTGGCGCAAACAACGACCTTGGTACGAGCCGAATGAATGA
- a CDS encoding outer membrane protein, giving the protein MNAIWTRIIALGAGTILGFAPLSSIAEPLPMPGQSESEWRYTLTPYAFLPARTSGTSTIAGTSVPLDLDFKDALDLLDFALAATFEMWRGDFGIIVDANYVQLEADGSLPSPPGATFAVDIRQKWLGVLAAYRVVDSTYGVQNQRYSIDLQGGVRYNSLRQTVDITVGAGPLPQLGGDEGWFEPVIGARAMWRLSEKWAAAVALDLGGFGAGGNDLQVGLNAGFDYQLWKKNSLRFGYRYYSMDYSTTLATGPFAYDVSQHGPYLGVTFRF; this is encoded by the coding sequence ATGAATGCAATTTGGACAAGAATAATTGCTCTGGGAGCTGGAACCATCTTGGGCTTTGCACCGCTTTCGTCCATCGCGGAACCCTTGCCAATGCCCGGCCAAAGCGAGAGCGAATGGCGGTATACCCTGACACCCTATGCCTTTTTACCTGCCAGAACGTCGGGCACATCGACAATTGCAGGAACATCAGTGCCGTTGGACCTGGATTTCAAGGATGCCCTCGATCTATTGGATTTTGCGCTAGCCGCTACATTCGAGATGTGGCGCGGAGATTTTGGCATCATTGTTGATGCGAATTATGTCCAATTAGAAGCGGACGGATCATTACCCTCTCCACCTGGCGCGACCTTTGCAGTGGACATCCGGCAAAAGTGGTTGGGTGTGCTGGCCGCTTACCGGGTGGTAGACAGTACTTATGGGGTTCAAAACCAGCGCTATAGCATCGATCTGCAGGGTGGAGTCCGTTACAACTCCCTTAGGCAAACAGTCGACATAACAGTAGGGGCTGGTCCGTTGCCGCAATTGGGCGGTGATGAAGGCTGGTTCGAGCCGGTCATTGGTGCACGTGCCATGTGGCGGCTGAGCGAGAAATGGGCAGCGGCCGTTGCACTCGATCTGGGTGGATTTGGGGCTGGCGGCAACGATCTTCAGGTCGGGCTGAACGCTGGGTTTGACTATCAACTGTGGAAGAAAAATTCGCTCCGGTTCGGCTACCGCTACTACAGCATGGACTACAGCACCACTCTTGCCACAGGGCCGTTTGCTTATGATGTGAGCCAGCATGGTCCCTATCTTGGGGTGACCTTCAGGTTCTAG
- a CDS encoding HlyD family secretion protein, protein MLIVLSIYGVLVYLIFGRFKLLPWSTSWKSAVATLGLIIALVVLGALNYLTPSGTVTIHGAAISVTPNVSGTVVELNVAPNLPVKKGDLLFKIDQVPFEAEVRRLEASLVEAKSGEAGLQAELESALSEIQRLEAQLEFGFQRRDDVVELAERGAATGFRMQESISTIEQTEASLRSAQAVKRGVEIRIGSRIGGVNSAVAQVEQALVSARWKLEQTIVRAPSDGVVTALTLRAGDRANQFSSSLSFVPDEDLAMTGVFSQSGAHAFQPGSVVLVALRTLPGTSFTTKVEAVIPATSEGTLSPGSLPSIGQLLGTKHFAVRLVLPQDLPDYTKRLGTSGAATLITDEAGPVEALARILFWLRVQFNYL, encoded by the coding sequence ATGTTGATCGTCCTTTCGATTTACGGAGTGCTTGTCTATTTGATTTTCGGCCGCTTCAAGCTTTTGCCTTGGAGCACGTCATGGAAGTCTGCTGTGGCAACCTTGGGGCTAATTATAGCCTTGGTCGTGTTAGGTGCTCTCAATTACCTCACTCCGTCTGGAACTGTGACCATCCACGGCGCTGCTATATCCGTAACTCCCAATGTGTCCGGAACGGTTGTTGAACTAAACGTGGCCCCCAACCTGCCGGTTAAGAAGGGCGACCTGCTCTTCAAAATTGACCAGGTTCCATTTGAGGCTGAGGTCCGACGGCTAGAGGCATCACTGGTTGAGGCAAAATCTGGAGAGGCAGGGCTGCAGGCTGAGCTTGAAAGTGCACTTTCTGAAATCCAAAGGCTGGAGGCGCAACTTGAATTTGGTTTCCAGCGCAGGGACGATGTTGTCGAACTTGCCGAGCGTGGAGCGGCAACCGGGTTTCGCATGCAAGAGTCGATTTCAACTATAGAACAGACAGAGGCCAGTTTGCGATCTGCTCAAGCCGTAAAACGCGGCGTTGAAATCCGCATTGGGTCCAGGATTGGCGGGGTCAATTCCGCAGTGGCTCAAGTGGAGCAGGCTCTCGTTTCCGCTCGTTGGAAATTGGAGCAGACTATAGTTCGCGCGCCTTCCGATGGTGTCGTCACCGCTCTTACTCTGCGCGCCGGTGATCGCGCGAACCAATTTTCATCTTCCCTTTCTTTTGTCCCAGATGAAGACCTTGCCATGACCGGCGTATTTTCCCAGAGTGGGGCACACGCGTTCCAACCCGGATCTGTTGTATTGGTCGCGCTAAGGACCCTTCCCGGCACTTCTTTTACTACGAAAGTCGAGGCGGTAATTCCGGCAACATCGGAGGGTACCTTGTCACCAGGTTCGCTACCAAGCATCGGACAGCTTCTTGGAACCAAGCATTTTGCGGTCCGGCTTGTTTTGCCACAGGACCTCCCTGACTACACAAAACGTTTGGGCACATCGGGAGCGGCAACACTCATCACTGACGAAGCCGGGCCGGTCGAAGCTTTGGCGCGAATTTTGTTCTGGCTGCGAGTGCAGTTCAACTACCTGTAA
- a CDS encoding alpha/beta hydrolase gives MLLLVACAPEPPLIGIENPNVRSEDVPGIRRHQILIATTRAPSDASGVFYDSSRSKLGFAKVDVTIPPVHQTGKLERARRFPPDPRREFVVENPIRLAGKSEFRSQVSAELSKRSIGNKDLLVFVHGYNTTLSDAVLQLAQFVEDTDYKGVPLLFSWASSGHAVNYLYDINSAVIARDSLVELVSSLNLTAIEGYDVVAHSMGTVVAMEAMRLISREGDPGQLRRLEHIVLASPDIDLDLFRAQVSAVPEHRRRIVILTSSDDKALKLSQRIAGGIQRVGQTDAEELIQAGITVIDLSQVEDTGSYSHSKFSDAPDVVRRVGEYLNNDGSFGDPRPNTSQTIVFGLGAAIGTSN, from the coding sequence ATGCTTTTGTTGGTCGCCTGCGCGCCCGAGCCGCCTCTGATTGGCATAGAGAACCCTAATGTTAGGTCAGAGGATGTTCCCGGTATAAGACGGCACCAAATCCTCATTGCAACAACACGTGCCCCTTCCGACGCTTCCGGGGTTTTTTATGATTCCAGTCGCAGCAAACTCGGCTTTGCCAAAGTAGATGTGACCATTCCGCCAGTACATCAAACCGGAAAACTTGAGCGGGCGCGAAGATTTCCGCCGGACCCGAGAAGAGAGTTTGTTGTTGAAAATCCAATCCGTTTGGCCGGAAAGTCGGAGTTCAGATCCCAAGTTTCGGCGGAACTAAGCAAACGCTCTATTGGCAACAAGGACCTGCTTGTCTTTGTCCACGGATACAACACTACGTTGTCCGACGCAGTGCTTCAGCTCGCTCAATTTGTTGAAGATACAGATTATAAGGGGGTCCCGCTTCTTTTCTCCTGGGCGTCTAGCGGTCATGCCGTGAATTATCTCTATGACATCAACAGTGCTGTCATCGCGCGCGATTCATTAGTTGAACTTGTTTCCTCACTCAATCTAACCGCAATTGAAGGATACGATGTTGTGGCTCATTCAATGGGAACAGTGGTTGCAATGGAGGCGATGCGTCTAATTTCGCGGGAAGGTGACCCTGGTCAGCTTCGGCGACTAGAACACATTGTTCTCGCCTCGCCGGACATTGATCTCGATCTCTTTCGAGCACAGGTTTCTGCGGTGCCCGAGCACAGACGCCGAATAGTGATTTTGACCTCTAGCGACGACAAAGCACTCAAGCTCAGCCAGCGGATCGCCGGGGGGATACAACGCGTAGGACAAACAGACGCAGAAGAACTCATTCAGGCCGGGATAACAGTCATTGATTTGAGCCAGGTCGAAGATACCGGCTCGTACAGCCACAGTAAGTTCAGCGATGCCCCGGACGTTGTCCGGCGGGTGGGAGAGTACTTGAACAACGATGGCAGTTTTGGAGATCCGCGCCCGAATACAAGTCAGACCATCGTCTTTGGTCTCGGAGCGGCAATTGGCACCTCAAACTAA
- a CDS encoding mechanosensitive ion channel family protein: protein MEEQLHQLIEWWQAIHSLDLVLAVALPTAILLLRRWLSDLLILGIIGIVRRFGLLIEPTARSSLRPAMTGLLGMLAAFLGISVLDLPGAAALIVLSVLQSLLVFGVFWLINALILVLLEQAKVIGVHQGRLRGSWISQIVRFLLVAIAVVVVLNVWGIDLGPALTGLGIAGAAVALAAQDQIRNLLAGFNIAAERRFREGDWIRISQDVEGIVEKIDLRSTVIRRFDNGTEHIPNSELANNSLSNFSRRTARRLRWTIALTYGTETETLNSICEEIASYINTSDRFVGLTEANLFVRLYALEESSIDILVDCFVAANEYSAELDARHELILAIKKIVEGAGAEFAFPSRSVYTENKATGLAGSI, encoded by the coding sequence ATGGAAGAGCAATTACATCAGCTGATTGAATGGTGGCAGGCAATTCACTCATTAGATTTAGTTCTGGCGGTTGCACTGCCGACAGCCATTTTGTTACTGCGCAGATGGCTCTCTGATCTCCTTATCTTGGGCATCATTGGCATAGTTCGGCGTTTTGGACTGTTAATCGAGCCGACAGCGCGTTCTAGCCTTCGCCCAGCTATGACTGGCCTGCTCGGAATGCTTGCGGCATTCCTCGGGATAAGCGTTCTTGATCTGCCGGGTGCCGCCGCTCTTATTGTTCTCAGTGTCCTTCAATCATTGTTGGTATTTGGAGTATTTTGGCTGATCAATGCGCTCATTCTTGTTCTATTGGAGCAAGCCAAGGTTATTGGCGTTCACCAAGGTCGCCTTCGGGGGTCTTGGATCTCCCAGATTGTCCGTTTCCTCCTTGTTGCTATAGCAGTTGTTGTGGTTCTGAATGTGTGGGGAATTGACCTTGGCCCGGCCTTGACTGGCCTCGGTATCGCGGGAGCCGCCGTGGCATTGGCTGCACAAGACCAGATCCGAAACTTACTCGCTGGATTCAATATTGCCGCTGAGAGGCGCTTTCGTGAGGGCGATTGGATCCGCATCTCGCAGGATGTTGAAGGAATTGTCGAAAAAATAGATCTTCGCTCCACTGTCATTCGCCGTTTCGACAATGGAACGGAACACATCCCCAACTCTGAACTGGCCAACAACTCTCTGTCCAATTTCTCCCGCAGAACAGCACGTCGTCTTCGGTGGACTATTGCGCTTACATATGGGACTGAAACTGAAACGCTGAACAGCATTTGCGAAGAGATCGCTAGCTACATTAATACGAGCGACCGGTTTGTTGGTCTCACCGAGGCAAACCTCTTCGTGCGCCTCTACGCCTTAGAAGAGTCATCCATTGATATTTTGGTTGATTGCTTTGTCGCTGCAAATGAGTACTCGGCTGAACTGGATGCACGGCACGAATTGATCCTTGCGATAAAGAAGATCGTTGAAGGCGCGGGCGCAGAGTTTGCGTTTCCGTCTCGCTCTGTTTACACGGAGAACAAAGCAACCGGGCTCGCGGGCAGCATCTAA
- a CDS encoding pirin family protein — translation MSWNPAIEPTCPSVDNMDAIETLIVPRARDIGNFEVRRALPSPRRQMVGPFVFFDQMGPAEFITQQGIDVRPHPHIGLATVTYLYEGEFQHQDSLGTNQMIYPGEVNWMIAGHGVTHSERTSAQTRKGPSSLFGIQTWVALPEHAEDIDADFEHHKETALPFIEGEGKQVRLILGDAWGERAPTKTFSEMFYADAVLEAGARLPMPDNHEDRGIYVTDGSIEVAGDVFQSGQMMVFRPGDAITVKAGPAGARLMLLGGETLNGPRHIWWNFVASSKEKIEAAKDAWAAGDWEHGRFKLPPSDKGEFIPLPD, via the coding sequence ATGAGCTGGAACCCCGCAATTGAACCGACCTGCCCGAGCGTGGATAACATGGATGCGATCGAGACGCTGATCGTCCCTCGCGCCCGCGACATTGGAAACTTCGAAGTGCGCCGTGCGCTGCCATCGCCCAGACGGCAAATGGTCGGCCCTTTTGTGTTCTTCGACCAGATGGGACCGGCGGAATTTATCACCCAACAGGGTATCGACGTGCGCCCGCACCCGCATATCGGCCTCGCGACAGTGACATATCTCTATGAAGGTGAATTCCAGCATCAGGACTCGCTGGGCACCAATCAGATGATCTATCCCGGCGAAGTGAACTGGATGATAGCGGGCCACGGGGTGACCCACTCCGAACGCACCAGTGCGCAGACCCGCAAGGGCCCCAGCAGCCTGTTCGGCATCCAGACATGGGTTGCCCTGCCAGAGCATGCCGAAGACATCGACGCGGATTTCGAGCATCACAAGGAAACCGCGCTGCCATTCATCGAAGGCGAAGGCAAGCAAGTGCGCCTGATCCTCGGCGATGCCTGGGGTGAACGCGCGCCCACCAAGACGTTCAGCGAAATGTTCTATGCCGACGCCGTGCTCGAAGCGGGTGCGAGGCTGCCCATGCCTGACAACCACGAGGACCGCGGGATCTACGTCACAGACGGCAGCATCGAGGTGGCGGGCGATGTCTTCCAATCGGGCCAGATGATGGTATTCCGCCCTGGTGACGCCATTACAGTCAAAGCAGGCCCCGCCGGTGCGCGGCTGATGTTGCTGGGCGGCGAAACTCTGAACGGCCCGCGCCATATCTGGTGGAATTTTGTAGCTTCATCGAAAGAAAAAATCGAGGCTGCCAAGGACGCTTGGGCGGCCGGCGACTGGGAACACGGCCGCTTCAAGCTGCCTCCCAGCGATAAGGGCGAATTCATTCCCTTGCCGGACTAG
- a CDS encoding flavin-containing monooxygenase: protein MNANLPAAQTHETETKIEHFDVLIVGAGISGIDAAYHLGKNRPGSSFVILDAKPQIGGTWHTHTFPGIRSDSDLFTFGFSWKPWTGVPIASAAEILNYLEEAIEENDIGHKIRFNHQIEKAEWSSDTQSWTLSVRRDANAPPVTLTCGFLWMCAGYFRHSEGYTPDWPGTDTFRGQIVHPQNWPQDLDHTGKNVVVIGSGATAATIVPAMAAKAAHVTMVQRSPTYYYPRPMMDEFNVTLSALDLPDVWYHEIMRRKFLHESQITVQRSKTEPEVLAAELIGAARKYLGEDFDVDTHFTPSYRPWRQRIAMLPDGDMFVAIRAGKAEIVTDHIDSFTEVGLRLASGKLVVADIIVTATGLNLNMFGDIELVVDGETINPARCFTHRGIMFTGLPNFATVFGYLRASWTLRADLVSNYICRLLDHMDTDGASSVTPMLRDEDRDMQERPWIDPENFNAGYIMRSLDILPRQGDRQPWVMTQDYFQDRNDLPSADLDDGSLVFGRSKVQYT from the coding sequence ATGAATGCAAACCTGCCCGCTGCACAGACACACGAGACAGAGACAAAGATTGAGCATTTCGACGTTTTGATTGTCGGGGCGGGCATTTCAGGGATCGATGCAGCCTATCATCTAGGCAAAAACCGGCCCGGATCAAGTTTTGTCATTCTGGATGCAAAGCCACAAATAGGCGGAACGTGGCACACACACACATTTCCTGGCATCAGGTCGGACAGCGATCTTTTCACGTTTGGCTTTAGTTGGAAGCCGTGGACCGGCGTTCCCATCGCATCCGCCGCAGAAATCCTTAACTACCTGGAAGAAGCCATCGAAGAAAACGACATTGGTCACAAAATCAGGTTCAACCACCAAATTGAAAAGGCAGAGTGGTCCAGCGATACTCAAAGCTGGACGCTATCAGTTCGGCGGGACGCGAATGCGCCCCCGGTGACACTGACCTGTGGTTTTTTGTGGATGTGTGCCGGGTATTTCCGCCACTCAGAAGGCTACACTCCGGACTGGCCAGGTACGGATACCTTTCGGGGCCAGATCGTCCATCCGCAGAATTGGCCGCAAGACCTCGACCATACAGGAAAAAACGTGGTTGTGATCGGCTCGGGTGCCACTGCGGCGACCATCGTGCCTGCAATGGCGGCAAAGGCCGCGCATGTCACAATGGTTCAACGATCACCTACTTACTATTATCCCCGGCCCATGATGGATGAGTTTAACGTGACGCTGAGTGCGTTGGATTTGCCGGACGTGTGGTATCATGAGATAATGCGCCGCAAGTTTCTGCACGAAAGCCAGATCACAGTGCAGCGTTCCAAAACTGAACCAGAGGTCCTCGCCGCCGAACTGATTGGTGCCGCGCGTAAATATCTGGGTGAGGATTTTGACGTAGACACTCATTTCACGCCAAGCTACCGCCCATGGCGGCAACGCATTGCGATGCTTCCGGACGGAGATATGTTTGTCGCGATCCGAGCAGGCAAGGCTGAGATCGTAACCGACCACATCGACAGCTTTACTGAAGTCGGCCTGCGCCTTGCTTCCGGCAAGCTTGTTGTGGCCGATATTATCGTGACAGCGACAGGTCTGAACTTAAACATGTTCGGTGATATTGAACTGGTGGTGGATGGCGAAACAATCAATCCGGCGCGGTGTTTTACACATCGAGGGATCATGTTCACCGGCCTTCCAAATTTTGCGACGGTTTTTGGGTACTTAAGGGCTAGCTGGACGCTACGTGCCGATCTGGTCTCGAATTACATATGCAGGCTGCTCGATCACATGGATACCGACGGAGCAAGCTCCGTCACACCAATGTTGCGCGATGAGGACCGCGACATGCAGGAAAGACCCTGGATTGATCCGGAGAACTTCAATGCGGGCTACATTATGCGCAGCCTGGACATTCTGCCCAGGCAGGGGGATCGCCAGCCTTGGGTGATGACCCAGGATTACTTCCAAGACCGGAACGATCTTCCATCAGCTGATCTTGACGACGGCTCTTTGGTATTTGGGCGGTCCAAAGTGCAGTACACGTAG
- a CDS encoding alpha/beta hydrolase yields MPDDVHPQIQAIIDRTVELGIPKVQSISTQAARTLVEKMAAARREDYPPPDVLKVENTSTGPGYGHVPVRIYRTTAEERAPVIVFYHGGGHVFGSLETHDTAARFLARTTGCTLVSVDYRMGPEHPFPAAVEDAYDAAHWVADHADALRIDPARLAVCGDSAGGNLAAVVALMARDNAAFAISAQVLIYPVIDYRGGTPTYARYGKGYGILEADTVSWFMERYLPDPELRGDWRATPHNAASHADLPPALILTAECDVLREEGRDYAAQLKAADVSVEHVEFRGMIHGFFGYLGLVDDAERAHEISARFLESVWR; encoded by the coding sequence ATGCCTGATGACGTTCACCCGCAGATACAGGCCATAATCGACCGAACCGTCGAACTGGGCATTCCAAAAGTACAGAGTATTTCGACTCAGGCTGCCAGAACCTTGGTCGAAAAAATGGCCGCTGCCAGGCGCGAAGACTATCCGCCCCCTGATGTTCTCAAGGTCGAAAATACCTCGACCGGGCCTGGTTACGGCCATGTCCCCGTTCGCATTTACAGAACAACCGCCGAGGAACGGGCACCAGTCATAGTCTTCTATCATGGTGGGGGTCATGTCTTCGGCAGCCTCGAAACGCACGATACTGCAGCCCGGTTTTTGGCCCGCACTACCGGCTGCACTCTGGTTTCGGTCGATTACAGGATGGGGCCTGAGCATCCGTTTCCCGCCGCTGTTGAGGATGCGTATGATGCGGCGCACTGGGTTGCTGATCACGCGGACGCCCTGCGCATTGATCCTGCCCGGCTGGCAGTCTGCGGTGACAGTGCCGGTGGCAATCTGGCCGCTGTGGTCGCTTTGATGGCGCGCGATAATGCGGCCTTTGCTATTTCCGCGCAGGTCCTGATCTATCCGGTTATCGACTATCGTGGCGGCACGCCGACCTACGCGCGCTATGGAAAAGGATACGGGATTCTCGAAGCCGACACAGTGAGCTGGTTCATGGAACGATATCTTCCGGACCCTGAACTACGGGGCGATTGGCGTGCAACTCCGCACAATGCAGCTTCGCACGCCGACCTGCCGCCCGCGCTGATCCTGACCGCCGAATGTGATGTACTGCGCGAGGAGGGCCGCGACTATGCAGCGCAGTTGAAGGCTGCAGATGTGTCGGTCGAGCATGTCGAGTTCAGGGGTATGATCCACGGGTTTTTCGGCTATCTGGGATTGGTTGATGACGCCGAGCGCGCGCACGAGATTTCGGCGCGATTCCTGGAATCTGTATGGAGATAA
- a CDS encoding DUF2237 family protein, which yields MDPSLNVLGEELKPCSTSPVTGFFRDGCCNTGGADLGKHTVCCIMTKEFLAFSKYIGNDLSTPRPEFEFAGLKEGDRWCLCVDRWLQAHQEDAAPHIVLESTHKSALETVPLGVLKRKAVDIN from the coding sequence ATGGATCCAAGCCTAAATGTCTTGGGCGAAGAACTTAAACCCTGCTCTACATCTCCGGTAACAGGTTTTTTTCGCGATGGCTGCTGTAATACTGGGGGTGCCGATCTGGGGAAGCACACTGTTTGCTGCATAATGACCAAAGAGTTCTTGGCCTTTTCAAAGTATATAGGAAACGACCTTTCAACGCCTCGACCAGAATTCGAATTTGCCGGATTGAAAGAGGGAGATCGATGGTGCCTGTGCGTGGATCGCTGGCTGCAAGCACATCAAGAAGATGCAGCGCCGCATATAGTTCTTGAAAGCACCCATAAGAGCGCCCTTGAGACTGTTCCACTGGGGGTCCTCAAGAGGAAAGCCGTGGATATCAACTGA
- a CDS encoding ABC transporter ATP-binding protein, with protein sequence MARIQLKNVAKSYGSVEVLRNINLDIQDGEFVVLVGPSGCGKSTLLRMIAGLEPITAGDFEIDGNRMNDVRPRDRDIAMVFQSYALYPHMDVARNMGFSMEIRRDAADLRNSRVARAGKTLGLSSLLKRLPKELSGGQRQRVAMGRAIIRDPRAFLFDEPLSNLDAALRVEMRLEIARLHQKLSATMIYVTHDQVEALTLADRIVVLDSGNIQQVGSPLDLYERPANKFVAQFIGSPTMNVVPVSPAKGGVTLADGSFLPIPHLVDTSDAFELGIRPEHIDVVAADEGHLTAVADVVEHLGSDTNIYVLVDGLGPMMVRVHGNIATKPGDRFGLRIRDLNTHVFGSDGRALARALSRAV encoded by the coding sequence ATGGCACGTATCCAGCTAAAGAACGTCGCAAAAAGCTATGGCTCTGTCGAAGTCTTGCGCAACATCAACCTCGACATTCAGGATGGAGAGTTCGTTGTCCTTGTCGGGCCATCTGGCTGCGGTAAGTCGACGTTACTGCGGATGATCGCCGGGCTAGAGCCCATCACCGCTGGTGACTTCGAGATTGACGGCAACCGCATGAACGATGTGCGGCCCCGCGACCGTGACATTGCAATGGTGTTCCAATCCTACGCGCTTTATCCGCATATGGATGTGGCGCGGAATATGGGATTTTCGATGGAAATTCGCCGTGATGCTGCTGACCTACGCAATAGCCGCGTCGCCAGGGCGGGAAAAACCCTTGGGCTGAGCAGCCTGCTAAAGCGACTGCCAAAAGAACTGTCAGGCGGTCAGCGTCAGCGGGTTGCCATGGGCCGCGCAATCATCCGCGATCCACGTGCGTTCTTGTTCGACGAGCCGCTTTCAAATTTGGACGCTGCACTACGTGTCGAAATGCGTCTGGAAATCGCGCGCCTGCACCAGAAATTGAGCGCCACTATGATCTATGTGACCCATGATCAGGTCGAGGCGTTGACGCTGGCTGACCGTATCGTCGTACTAGACAGCGGCAATATTCAGCAGGTCGGAAGCCCCTTGGATCTATACGAGCGGCCCGCCAATAAATTTGTGGCCCAATTCATCGGATCTCCCACGATGAATGTCGTGCCAGTGTCCCCGGCCAAGGGTGGGGTGACGCTGGCTGATGGATCGTTTTTGCCCATACCGCATCTGGTCGACACCAGCGACGCCTTTGAGCTGGGCATTCGCCCGGAGCATATCGATGTTGTTGCCGCCGATGAAGGACATCTGACCGCTGTGGCCGACGTGGTCGAACATCTTGGCTCTGACACAAATATTTACGTTTTGGTTGACGGTCTTGGACCGATGATGGTGCGTGTGCACGGAAATATTGCGACCAAACCCGGCGACCGGTTTGGTCTAAGGATCAGGGACCTCAACACTCATGTTTTTGGGTCTGACGGCAGAGCCCTTGCACGCGCCTTATCGCGGGCGGTCTGA